The Candidatus Hydrogenedentota bacterium genome window below encodes:
- a CDS encoding ROK family protein has translation MTRLALGIEIGGTKLQAVLGTTQGEILTRERGKAPAGQGAQGILGWFDAAVPRLLDDAATRGQPVAGMGVGFGGPVETATGKVLVSHQVGGWENMALKAWFEERFGLPAVVANDSNAAGWAEYCLGAGRGTRHFCYMNIGSGIGGALVLDGKLHDGQGFGAAEIGHTYVPDWTVPSPGAASELEDLCSGWSIERRFRAGAVLEPGSVLHGLCEGDRERLTCAMVAEAARQGDAECLETIDRVAQTAGLALANVIALVHPERVAIGGGVALMGDVLFDPLRRYVDEKVFEQFRGRYEIVPCALGESVVAVGALLLAPRPAD, from the coding sequence ATGACACGCCTGGCGCTCGGCATCGAAATCGGCGGCACGAAACTACAAGCCGTTCTGGGCACGACGCAAGGTGAAATCCTCACGCGTGAACGGGGGAAAGCGCCTGCGGGCCAAGGAGCGCAGGGCATCCTGGGGTGGTTCGACGCGGCCGTCCCCCGGCTGCTTGACGACGCGGCGACTCGAGGCCAGCCGGTGGCCGGCATGGGCGTGGGGTTTGGCGGCCCGGTCGAGACGGCGACCGGCAAGGTGTTGGTTTCGCATCAGGTGGGCGGCTGGGAGAACATGGCTCTCAAAGCGTGGTTCGAGGAGCGGTTCGGGCTGCCCGCTGTCGTGGCCAATGACAGCAACGCGGCCGGGTGGGCTGAATATTGTCTGGGGGCCGGCCGCGGAACGCGGCATTTCTGCTACATGAACATTGGCAGCGGCATCGGCGGCGCGCTTGTGCTCGATGGAAAACTTCATGACGGCCAGGGGTTCGGCGCGGCCGAAATCGGCCACACGTACGTGCCGGACTGGACCGTTCCGTCACCTGGCGCGGCAAGCGAGCTCGAGGATCTGTGTTCCGGCTGGTCCATCGAACGACGGTTTCGGGCTGGAGCTGTTCTCGAGCCGGGTTCGGTGTTGCACGGGCTGTGCGAAGGCGACAGGGAACGGCTCACCTGTGCCATGGTGGCCGAAGCCGCCCGGCAAGGCGACGCCGAGTGCCTGGAGACGATTGATCGGGTTGCGCAGACGGCGGGCTTGGCCTTGGCGAACGTGATTGCCCTCGTGCACCCCGAGCGCGTGGCTATCGGCGGCGGGGTCGCCCTGATGGGCGACGTGTTGTTCGACCCGTTGCGCCGGTACGTGGACGAGAAGGTGTTCGAGCAATTTCGCGGACGTTACGAGATCGTCCCGTGCGCTTTGGGCGAGTCCGTTGTGGCCGTGGGGGCGTTGTTGCTTGCCCCGCGGCCGGCGGATTAG
- a CDS encoding sugar phosphate isomerase/epimerase family protein produces MTAERFPAGAQSYSFRKFDTSGAIECLKKLGADTMEFCAVHFPPDAGDAGFAGVKEMLAARKMLVPCFGVEGFSDNAAANRKKFEFAKALGVQVLTADPTPEAFDNLEELVEEFQIKIAIHNHGPGARYDKVADTLKAVRGRHPYIGACVDTGHHLRSNEQPHEVLEQLGDRVISLHLKDWAIGGEEQLLGEGDMDLVAVAKALLKINFTGPIVMEYEESPENPVPDMKKGLANWRAAVKAAGA; encoded by the coding sequence ATGACAGCCGAACGGTTTCCGGCGGGAGCACAGAGTTACAGTTTCCGAAAATTCGATACGAGTGGCGCAATCGAGTGCCTGAAGAAGCTCGGCGCCGATACGATGGAGTTCTGCGCGGTCCATTTTCCACCGGATGCCGGCGACGCGGGGTTTGCGGGCGTAAAAGAGATGCTGGCGGCGCGGAAGATGCTGGTTCCCTGTTTTGGCGTCGAGGGTTTTAGTGACAATGCCGCCGCGAACCGCAAGAAGTTCGAGTTCGCAAAGGCGCTGGGCGTTCAGGTGCTGACGGCCGATCCCACGCCGGAAGCATTCGACAATCTCGAGGAACTGGTTGAAGAGTTCCAGATCAAGATTGCGATTCATAACCACGGTCCCGGGGCACGGTACGACAAGGTTGCCGATACGCTCAAGGCGGTGCGGGGCCGCCATCCGTACATCGGCGCCTGCGTGGACACCGGGCATCACCTGCGGTCGAACGAGCAACCCCACGAGGTGCTCGAACAGCTCGGCGACCGGGTGATTTCGCTGCATTTGAAAGACTGGGCCATCGGCGGCGAAGAACAGCTCCTGGGCGAGGGCGACATGGACCTCGTCGCCGTGGCGAAGGCGTTACTGAAGATCAACTTCACCGGCCCCATCGTGATGGAGTACGAAGAGAGCCCGGAGAATCCCGTGCCGGACATGAAGAAAGGCCTGGCAAACTGGCGGGCGGCAGTGAAAGCCGCGGGAGCGTGA
- a CDS encoding lactonase family protein → MTRNCGILTAVMAFSMAPLAPAADAAAAPAAPRDWRVYIGTYTDGASEGIYLLRFDAQTGRLTSPELAAKIENPSFLALHPTKPLLYAVGVTTRENGEKWDSVTAFVIDPSSGILTQLNRESSMGGGPCHVAVARTGRHVAVANYGGGNIAVLPIREDGPLGAASAFVQHTGSSVNPQRQQEPHAHSVNFDPAGRFVFAADLGIDRIMIYRFDEIHGTLEPNDPPYAQLAPGAGPRHFAFHPSGKYAYSINELDSTITTFAYDAASGRLDTVQSVGTLPEDFTGESTTAEVRVHPSGRFVYGSNRGHDSIAVFAVDPASGALTSAGWAPTQGKTPRNFNIDPAGRFLIAANQDSDTLVVFRIERESGALVPTGQTVNVPAPVCVVFKKP, encoded by the coding sequence GCTGCCCCCGCGGCCCCGCGCGACTGGCGGGTCTACATTGGCACCTACACCGACGGGGCGAGCGAAGGCATCTATCTCCTGCGGTTTGACGCGCAAACCGGCCGGCTCACCAGCCCCGAACTGGCCGCGAAGATCGAAAACCCGTCGTTTCTGGCACTTCACCCCACAAAACCGTTGCTTTACGCTGTCGGGGTCACCACCCGCGAGAACGGCGAAAAATGGGATTCGGTTACGGCCTTCGTGATAGACCCTTCGAGCGGAATCCTCACGCAACTCAACCGCGAATCATCCATGGGAGGCGGGCCCTGTCATGTCGCGGTGGCGCGTACGGGACGGCACGTGGCCGTGGCGAACTACGGCGGCGGCAACATCGCGGTGCTGCCCATTCGCGAAGACGGGCCTCTGGGCGCGGCGAGCGCATTCGTCCAGCACACGGGCTCGAGTGTGAATCCGCAGCGCCAGCAAGAGCCCCATGCCCACTCCGTGAACTTTGACCCCGCGGGCCGGTTCGTATTCGCCGCCGACCTCGGCATCGACAGGATCATGATCTACCGCTTCGACGAGATACACGGCACACTCGAACCCAACGACCCGCCTTACGCCCAACTGGCGCCCGGGGCCGGACCCCGCCACTTCGCGTTCCATCCGTCGGGCAAATACGCCTATTCGATCAATGAACTCGACAGCACCATCACGACGTTCGCGTACGATGCAGCGAGCGGCAGGCTCGACACCGTCCAGAGCGTCGGCACGCTCCCCGAAGATTTCACCGGCGAAAGCACTACCGCCGAAGTCAGAGTGCACCCCTCGGGACGCTTCGTCTACGGCTCCAACCGCGGGCATGACAGCATCGCCGTGTTTGCCGTCGATCCCGCATCCGGCGCGCTCACTTCCGCAGGATGGGCCCCAACCCAGGGAAAGACGCCCCGCAACTTCAACATCGACCCCGCCGGGAGATTCCTGATTGCCGCAAACCAGGACTCGGATACCCTGGTGGTGTTCCGGATCGAGCGGGAAAGCGGCGCGCTCGTACCCACGGGCCAGACCGTCAACGTCCCCGCGCCCGTCTGCGTCGTGTTCAAGAAGCCTTAG